Proteins encoded together in one Microcaecilia unicolor chromosome 3, aMicUni1.1, whole genome shotgun sequence window:
- the LOC115466399 gene encoding oocyte zinc finger protein XlCOF6-like: MTALVFDQASIAFSDVAAYFLEVDWVSLGEWQKELYKKVIKEIHNFLISRGYSILNPDVIFKIKKEEKHLTQHYELEGRENMNDPSMSLPIVTSVFSLSIKQEEDLPFMENRESEKPEEIHPPVTGSPSVRPDIFIRFKKQEFRTETQGSKERGKLLNTGTCDDLHETDHEYRYNSKKLRLCNGQQREEWKQKDPSRDSPDPSAECEGSSSRITAPRMKDRAENRERSNAQDRNSNCCQSLVQTQGLKEGERPFKSGDTQEKVTTDRHFVEKDIILHKPKVPYSHTISRTDNIVDTVIQEKLFKCSEYDTCFSQSTNVQQQKVTHTGHKPFKCSECGKCFSQHSALKRHKMTHTGHRPFKCSECDKSFSQRSNLQQHKMTHSGHKPFKCSECDKSFSQRSNLQQHKKTHTGQKAFKCSECDKGFYFKGKLQQHMMTHSGHKPFKCSECVKCFSEKGFLKRHKMTHTGYKPFQCSECDKSFSQRSNLQQHKMTHTGQKPFKCSECDKCFYFKGKLQQHMMTHSGHKPFKCSECVKCFSEKDVLQRHKMTHTGYKPFQCSECDKSFSRRSNLQQHKVTHTGQKPFKCSECDKCFYFKGKLQQHMMTHSAHKPFKCSECDKCFTEKGVLKRHKITHTGYKPFKCSECDKIFSRRSNLQQHKVTHTGQKPFKCSECGKCFGQQGALKRHKMTHTGHKPF, translated from the exons ATGACTGCCTTGGTTTTTGATCAG GCATCAATCGCATTCAGTGATGtggctgcttatttcttggaagtggactgggtcagtctgggagaatggcagaaggagctgtacaagaaggtcatcaaggagattcacAACTTCCTGATCTCTCGAG GCTATTCAATTCTTAATCCTGATGTTATcttcaagattaaaaaggaagagAAACATCTCACACAACACTATGAattggagggaagagaaaacaTGAATGACCCCAGCATGA GTCTTCCGATTGTAACGTCTGTGTTCTCACTGAGCATTAAACAAGAAGAAGATCTTCCCTTCATGGAAAATCGTGAATCAGAGAAGCCTGAAGAGATTCACCCTCCTGTAACAG GCTCTCCCAGCGTCAGACCTGATATCTTTATCCGATTTAAGAAACAGGAATTCAGGACCGAGACCCAGGGATCtaaggaaagaggaaaacttcTCAATACAGGCACATGTGACGACCTGCATGAAACAG ATCATGAATATAGGTATAATAGTAAGAAACTGAGATTGTGCAATGGACAGCAGAGGGAGGAATGGAAACAGAAAGACCCTTCCCGAGATAGCCCAGATCCTTCTGCTGAGTGTGAAGGCAGCAGCAGTAGAATAACAGCACCCAGGATGAAAGATAGAGCTGAAAACAGAGAAAGATCAAATGCACAAGATAGAAATTCCAACTGCTGCCAAAGCCTTGTACAGACTCAGGGACTAAAAGAAGGTGAGAGACCCTTTAAAAGTGGTGATACTCAGGAAAAGGTAACCACTGACCGTCATTTTGTTGAAAAAGACATAATCTTGCATAAGCCCAAGGTTCCTTACTCTCATACTATAAGCAGAACTGACAACATTGTAGACACTGTCATCCAAGAAAAActgtttaaatgttctgaatatgaTACATGTTTCAGTCAAAGTACCAATGTACAACAGCAAAAAGTGACTCACACAGgacacaaaccatttaaatgttctgaatgtggtaaatgttTCAGTCAACATAGTGCATTGAAACGGCATAAAATGACTCACACAGGCCAcagaccatttaaatgttctgaatgtgataaaagtttcagtcAAAGATCAAATTTACAACAGCATAAAATGACTCACTCAGgccacaaaccatttaaatgttctgaatgtgataaaagtttcagtcAAAGATCAAATTTACAACAGCATAAAAAGACTCACACAGGACAGAAAGCATTTAAATGTTCCGAATGTGacaaaggtttttattttaaagGTAAATTGCAACAACATATGATGACTCACTCAGGACACAAACCAttcaaatgttctgaatgtgttaaatgtttcagtGAAAAAGGTTTTTTGAAACGGCATAAAATGACTCACACAGGCTacaaaccatttcaatgttctgaatgtgataaaagtttcagtcAAAGATCAAATTTACAACAGCATAAAATGACTCACACAGgacagaaaccatttaaatgttccgaATGTGACAAATGTTTCTATTTTAAAGGTAAATTGCAACAACATATGATGACTCACTCAGGACACAAACCAttcaaatgttctgaatgtgttaaatgtttcagtgaaaaagatgttttgcaacggcataaaatgactcacacaggctacaaaccatttcaatgttctgaatgtgacaaAAGTTTCAGTCGAAGATCAAATTTACAACAGCATAAAGTGACTCACACAGgacagaaaccatttaaatgttccgaATGTGACAAATGTTTCTATTTTAAAGGTAAATTGCAACAACATATGATGACTCACTCAGcacacaaaccatttaaatgttctgaatgtgataaatgtttcactgAAAAAGGTGTTTTGAAACGGCATAAAATCACTCACACAGgctacaaaccatttaaatgttctgaatgtgataaaatttTCAGTCGACGATCAAATTTACAACAGCATAAAGTGACTCACACAGgacagaaaccatttaaatgttccgaATGTGGTAAATGTTTCGGTCAACAAGGTGCATTGAAACGGCATAAAATGACTCATACAGGCCACAAACCATtttaa